In Streptomyces sp. NBC_00483, a single window of DNA contains:
- a CDS encoding acyl-CoA dehydrogenase, producing MGIAITQEQRELADAARGWIARAVPPDEVRKLLDAPAAPGHRPSYWDGLAGQGLLGVHLPESYGGGGGTLLDLAVVVEEAGRAALPGPFVGSVLAAEVLRRAGRRELTGALAEGGRIGAVAFGPGGLSAVAGPDGLVLDGVAPPVLTGADADLLVLAAESADGVVWFAADAETSGLTVRAHESGDPTRPTAEVTATGAVVPADRILAVDGTLVRDLAGVLLAADACGTAAWALHAAAEHAKVREQFGRPIGQFQGVKHLCADMLVRVEQAAALAWDAARALDEGEGEGGSDGAGEDVRGLVAALAAGTALDAAYSCAKDCIQVLGGIGFTWEHDAHLYLRRAVVARQLLGAGDAHRLRAVRLAESGVRRELRFALPAEADGYREAARGVIEGARGLDPKAARRALAPTGYAAPHLPVPYGLGAGPVQQLAVQQELKATGVKLSDLGIATWVVPSLISYGTQEQRDRHLSATLRGETLWCQLFSEPGAGSDLASLRTKAERMPDGRWRINGQKVWTSAAQWADHGILLARTNPDAPKHKGLTYFVLDMKNTEGIDIRPLREITGDSLFNEVYFDDVVLPADAVVGEVDDGWRVARHTLGNERVHMADQLTFDTGLEALLARSGDLDGAYRARIGALAAEAHALGCIGLRTTMLQVAGEEPGAGASVRKLVQTPHQQKVAELALELLGPAGALREGAGERALHGFLLSRCLTIAGGTTQVQLNVVAERILGLPRD from the coding sequence ATGGGCATCGCCATCACGCAGGAACAGCGGGAACTCGCGGACGCCGCGCGCGGTTGGATCGCGCGCGCCGTACCGCCCGACGAGGTGCGCAAGCTGCTCGACGCCCCGGCCGCCCCCGGCCACCGGCCCTCCTACTGGGACGGTCTCGCCGGTCAGGGCCTCCTCGGGGTGCACCTCCCCGAGTCGTACGGCGGCGGGGGCGGGACCCTGCTCGATCTCGCGGTGGTCGTGGAGGAGGCGGGGCGCGCGGCGCTGCCCGGGCCGTTCGTCGGCAGCGTGCTCGCCGCCGAAGTGCTGCGCAGGGCGGGGCGGCGTGAGCTCACCGGCGCTCTCGCCGAAGGGGGGCGGATCGGCGCGGTCGCGTTCGGGCCCGGCGGGCTCAGCGCCGTCGCGGGCCCCGACGGGCTCGTGCTCGACGGCGTGGCGCCACCCGTCCTCACCGGCGCCGATGCCGACCTGCTGGTCCTCGCGGCGGAGAGCGCCGACGGCGTGGTGTGGTTCGCCGCCGACGCCGAGACCTCCGGCCTCACCGTGCGCGCGCACGAGAGCGGGGACCCCACCCGGCCCACCGCCGAGGTGACGGCGACCGGCGCCGTCGTGCCCGCCGACCGGATCCTCGCCGTGGACGGCACGCTCGTGCGCGACCTGGCGGGTGTGCTGCTGGCCGCCGACGCCTGCGGCACCGCGGCCTGGGCGCTGCACGCCGCGGCCGAACACGCCAAGGTGCGCGAGCAGTTCGGGCGGCCGATCGGGCAGTTTCAGGGCGTCAAGCACTTGTGTGCGGACATGTTGGTGCGGGTGGAGCAGGCGGCTGCGCTGGCGTGGGATGCGGCGAGGGCGCTCGATGAAGGGGAGGGGGAGGGCGGGAGTGACGGCGCCGGCGAGGACGTGCGCGGGCTCGTCGCCGCGCTCGCCGCGGGGACCGCGCTCGACGCCGCGTACTCCTGCGCCAAGGACTGCATCCAGGTCCTCGGCGGCATCGGCTTCACCTGGGAGCACGACGCCCACCTCTATCTGCGCAGAGCCGTCGTCGCCCGCCAGCTGCTCGGCGCGGGGGACGCGCACCGGCTGCGCGCCGTGCGGCTTGCCGAGTCCGGCGTCCGCCGCGAGCTGCGGTTCGCGCTGCCCGCCGAGGCGGACGGGTACCGGGAGGCGGCCCGGGGTGTCATCGAGGGGGCGCGGGGGCTCGACCCGAAGGCCGCGCGGCGGGCCCTCGCGCCCACCGGGTACGCGGCGCCGCACCTGCCGGTCCCGTACGGACTCGGCGCGGGACCGGTCCAACAGCTCGCCGTGCAGCAGGAGTTGAAGGCGACCGGGGTGAAGCTCAGCGACCTCGGCATCGCCACGTGGGTCGTGCCCTCCCTCATCTCGTACGGCACCCAGGAGCAGCGCGACCGCCATCTCTCGGCGACCCTGCGCGGCGAGACGCTGTGGTGCCAGCTGTTCTCGGAGCCGGGCGCGGGCTCCGACCTCGCCTCGCTGCGTACGAAGGCGGAGCGGATGCCCGACGGGCGGTGGCGGATCAACGGGCAGAAGGTGTGGACGAGCGCCGCGCAGTGGGCGGACCACGGCATCCTGCTCGCCCGGACCAACCCGGACGCGCCCAAGCACAAGGGCCTCACCTACTTCGTCCTCGACATGAAGAACACCGAGGGCATCGACATCCGGCCGCTGCGCGAGATCACCGGCGACTCCCTCTTCAACGAGGTCTACTTCGACGACGTGGTGCTGCCGGCCGACGCCGTCGTCGGTGAGGTCGACGACGGCTGGCGGGTCGCCCGGCACACGCTCGGCAATGAACGGGTGCACATGGCCGACCAGTTGACGTTCGACACGGGCCTGGAGGCGCTGCTCGCACGGTCGGGCGACCTCGACGGCGCGTACCGGGCCCGCATCGGTGCCCTCGCGGCGGAGGCGCATGCGCTCGGCTGCATCGGACTCCGTACGACCATGCTTCAGGTGGCAGGGGAGGAACCGGGGGCCGGTGCGTCGGTGCGGAAGCTGGTGCAGACGCCGCACCAGCAGAAGGTCGCGGAACTGGCCCTCGAACTCCTCGGCCCGGCGGGGGCGCTCCGCGAGGGGGCGGGAGAGCGGGCGCTCCACGGGTTCCTGTTGTCGCGGTGCCTGACGATTGCGGGTGGGACGACGCAGGTGCAGTTGAATGTGGTGGCGGAGCGGATCCTGGGGTTGCCGAGGGACTGA
- a CDS encoding MFS transporter: MSQPTTQARPSGGVVPVLAFAGITVAVMQTLLVPVIKDLPELLSTAPSNATWVMTSTLLAGAVSTPIMGRLGDLAGKRRMLLTSLAIMVLGSLVCGFTDNLLVMIVGRALQGFAMGAIPLGIGLMRDMLPREKLGSAMALMSSSIGVGGGLALPAAALVAQHADWHALFFGAAGLGVVAMVLTVFFVPESPLRAQGTFDVAGAIGLTVGLILFLLPITKGSDWGWSSGTTIGLFAAALVVLLAWGAMELRLKAPLVDLRTTARREVLLTNLASIMVGVAFYAISLVLPQLLQLPKETGYGLGQSMVVAGLCVAPLGLTMMLMAPIYARLSAAFGPKVTLLLGLLIIAIGYGAGIGLMSAPWQTIIIAVLVGAGIGLAYSSLPALIIGAVDASETGAANGLNTLMRSIGTSVSSAVIGMVLANTANNVGGVAVPTMHGFRVSFLIATGAVAVGVLLAFGLPGRSKPTVQLRASSEEDAILERVEEALAAQFHGRVLDPAGLPVPRAKVTLIDRRGRQAGSALTDTEGEFALDVPTGGSYVLATTASGHAPRASAVTHHGENRPVRVELALESLAETVR, translated from the coding sequence ATGTCCCAGCCGACGACTCAAGCCCGCCCGTCAGGCGGCGTCGTCCCCGTCCTCGCCTTCGCCGGCATCACGGTGGCGGTCATGCAGACGCTGCTCGTGCCGGTGATCAAGGACCTGCCCGAGCTGCTGAGCACCGCCCCCTCCAACGCGACCTGGGTCATGACCTCGACCCTCCTCGCGGGCGCCGTTTCGACGCCCATCATGGGCCGCCTCGGCGACCTGGCCGGCAAGCGCCGGATGCTGCTCACCAGCCTCGCCATCATGGTGTTGGGTTCCCTGGTCTGTGGCTTCACGGACAACCTGCTCGTCATGATCGTGGGCCGCGCGCTCCAGGGCTTCGCCATGGGCGCCATCCCGCTCGGCATCGGCCTGATGCGCGACATGCTGCCGCGCGAGAAGCTCGGCTCGGCGATGGCCCTGATGTCCTCCTCCATCGGCGTCGGCGGCGGACTCGCCCTCCCGGCGGCCGCGCTCGTCGCCCAGCACGCCGACTGGCACGCGCTGTTCTTCGGCGCGGCGGGCCTCGGCGTCGTGGCCATGGTGCTCACCGTCTTCTTCGTCCCCGAGAGCCCGCTGCGCGCACAGGGCACCTTCGACGTCGCGGGGGCCATCGGCCTCACCGTCGGCCTCATCCTCTTCCTCCTGCCCATCACCAAGGGCAGTGACTGGGGCTGGAGCTCGGGCACGACGATCGGCCTGTTCGCCGCGGCGCTCGTCGTCCTCCTCGCCTGGGGCGCGATGGAGCTGCGTCTGAAGGCCCCGCTGGTCGACCTGCGTACGACGGCCCGCCGCGAGGTCCTGCTCACGAACCTCGCGTCGATCATGGTCGGCGTCGCCTTCTACGCGATCTCGCTGGTCCTGCCCCAGCTGCTCCAGCTCCCGAAGGAGACGGGCTACGGCCTCGGCCAGTCGATGGTCGTCGCGGGCCTGTGCGTGGCACCGCTCGGCCTGACGATGATGCTGATGGCGCCCATCTACGCGCGCCTGTCCGCCGCGTTCGGCCCGAAGGTCACCCTCCTCCTCGGCCTGCTGATCATCGCGATCGGCTACGGCGCGGGCATCGGCCTGATGAGCGCCCCCTGGCAGACGATCATCATCGCGGTCCTGGTCGGCGCGGGCATCGGCCTCGCCTACTCCTCGCTGCCCGCGCTGATCATCGGCGCGGTGGACGCGTCCGAGACGGGCGCGGCCAACGGCCTCAACACCCTGATGCGCTCCATCGGTACGTCGGTGTCCTCCGCGGTCATCGGCATGGTCCTGGCCAACACGGCGAACAACGTCGGCGGCGTCGCCGTCCCGACGATGCACGGCTTCCGCGTCTCCTTCCTCATCGCCACGGGCGCGGTCGCGGTCGGCGTGCTGCTCGCCTTCGGCCTGCCGGGCCGCAGCAAGCCGACGGTCCAGCTGCGCGCCAGCAGCGAGGAGGACGCGATCCTCGAACGCGTGGAGGAGGCCCTCGCCGCCCAGTTCCACGGCCGCGTCCTCGACCCGGCGGGCCTGCCGGTGCCGCGCGCCAAGGTCACCCTGATCGACCGCCGCGGCCGCCAGGCGGGCTCGGCCCTCACGGACACGGAGGGCGAGTTCGCCCTCGACGTCCCGACGGGCGGCTCCTACGTCCTCGCGACCACGGCCTCCGGCCACGCCCCGCGCGCCTCGGCCGTCACCCACCACGGCGAGAACCGCCCGGTGCGGGTGGAGCTGGCACTGGAGTCGCTCGCCGAGACGGTCCGGTAG
- the pepE gene encoding dipeptidase PepE → MNLLLLSNSTQHGRGYLEHALDTVTGFLPPNARLAFVPYALADHDAYTAKVRGALEGAGISVHGVHEGGDPLAQLAAADAVFIGGGNSFRLLSALYRTGLRDAVTKAVRAGLPYMGASAGTNMAAPTLRTTNDMPIVQPPSFETLGLVPFQINPHYLDPDPSSTHKGETREQRLTEFLEENDVPVLGLREGSWLRVAGARASVEGAYAARLFRRGAAPEELAVGSDVSELMGVEAKFDVGS, encoded by the coding sequence GTGAACCTTCTGCTGCTCTCCAATTCCACCCAGCACGGCCGGGGTTACCTGGAGCACGCGCTCGACACCGTGACCGGCTTCCTGCCGCCGAACGCCCGCCTCGCGTTCGTGCCGTACGCGCTCGCCGACCACGACGCGTACACGGCGAAGGTGCGCGGCGCGCTGGAGGGTGCGGGGATCTCTGTCCATGGCGTCCACGAGGGCGGCGATCCGCTGGCCCAACTGGCGGCGGCGGACGCGGTGTTCATCGGTGGCGGCAACTCGTTCCGGCTGCTGAGCGCGCTGTACCGCACCGGGCTGCGGGACGCGGTGACGAAGGCGGTCCGCGCGGGCCTGCCGTATATGGGTGCCAGCGCCGGCACCAACATGGCCGCGCCCACCCTCCGTACGACCAACGACATGCCGATCGTGCAGCCCCCGTCCTTCGAGACGCTGGGCCTGGTCCCGTTCCAGATCAACCCGCACTACCTGGACCCGGACCCGTCCTCCACCCACAAGGGCGAGACCCGCGAGCAGCGCCTCACCGAGTTCCTGGAGGAGAACGACGTACCGGTGCTCGGGCTGCGGGAGGGGTCGTGGCTGCGGGTCGCGGGTGCGCGTGCGTCCGTGGAGGGTGCGTATGCGGCGCGGCTGTTCCGGCGGGGGGCCGCTCCGGAGGAACTGGCGGTGGGGTCGGACGTGTCCGAACTGATGGGTGTGGAGGCGAAGTTCGACGTGGGGAGCTGA
- a CDS encoding IclR family transcriptional regulator has product MPEIPLDRKTPAGALQTVDRALLVLLAFERTRPDWGVTEVAAEFGWDTSVAQRLLSTLAGRGFLVSDPVTRRYRIGPAVLRLGRLWERSGSLELLAGPVLEELRAATGDTVLFCLPDSFHMRCVAAVEGESGPLRYYPLVGELYPAHAGATSKSYYAFLPDDQRHRLFRGRPMARFTERTVTDADELEREFLQVRARGYAWTVGEYDAGIGTVAVPVFLGREPYGSLSLGGAKESFPDGPEDRLDALRKAAHLLERRLTHPPQRTRRGRPATN; this is encoded by the coding sequence GTGCCGGAGATCCCGCTCGACCGGAAGACCCCGGCCGGCGCCTTGCAGACCGTCGACCGGGCCCTCCTCGTGCTGCTCGCGTTCGAGCGGACACGGCCCGACTGGGGCGTGACGGAGGTCGCCGCCGAGTTCGGCTGGGACACGTCGGTCGCACAGCGGCTGCTCTCGACGCTGGCCGGGCGCGGCTTTCTGGTCTCGGACCCCGTGACGCGGCGCTACCGGATCGGGCCCGCGGTGCTGCGGCTAGGCCGGCTCTGGGAGCGTTCGGGCTCGCTGGAGCTGCTGGCGGGGCCGGTGTTGGAGGAACTGCGGGCGGCGACCGGCGACACGGTCCTGTTCTGCCTGCCCGACAGCTTCCACATGCGGTGCGTCGCGGCGGTCGAGGGGGAGTCGGGGCCGCTGCGCTACTACCCGCTGGTCGGCGAGCTGTACCCGGCGCACGCGGGCGCGACGAGCAAGTCGTACTACGCGTTCCTGCCCGACGATCAACGCCACCGGCTGTTCCGCGGCCGCCCCATGGCCCGCTTCACCGAGCGCACGGTGACCGACGCGGACGAGCTGGAGCGGGAGTTCCTCCAGGTCAGGGCCCGGGGCTACGCGTGGACGGTCGGCGAGTACGACGCCGGGATCGGCACGGTCGCCGTGCCCGTCTTCCTCGGCCGCGAACCGTACGGGAGCCTCAGCCTCGGCGGCGCGAAGGAGAGCTTCCCGGACGGGCCGGAGGACCGCCTCGACGCACTGCGCAAGGCGGCGCACCTCCTTGAGCGCAGGCTCACGCATCCGCCCCAGCGCACCCGCCGCGGCCGGCCCGCCACCAACTGA
- a CDS encoding DUF1177 domain-containing protein, whose product MLKYVLDVVDLLDDPDADGKRAVAYLDSVAGPEGSGAEITTVEGERGSTDFVLVRIPGAKGRTGGGDARTLGVVGRLGGVGARPEMTGLVSDADGAAAALSTAAKLLDMRRRGDVLDGDVVIATHICPDAPTAPHDPVPFMDSPVDIATMNRHEVTADMEAVLSIDTTKGNRIINHKGLALSPTVKEGWVLRVSEELGELLAVVTGEPLVTYPVTTQDITPYGNGVHHINSILQPATATAAPVVGLAVTSAAAVPGCQTGASHETDIAAAARFAVEAAKAYGGGRVDFHDAAEFDALVSRYGPLTHLQTLGNANAPTES is encoded by the coding sequence ATGCTGAAGTACGTCCTCGATGTCGTCGATCTGCTGGACGACCCTGACGCCGACGGCAAGCGCGCCGTCGCGTATCTCGACTCGGTCGCGGGCCCGGAGGGCTCGGGCGCCGAGATCACCACCGTCGAAGGCGAGCGCGGGTCCACCGACTTCGTCCTCGTCCGCATCCCGGGCGCCAAGGGCCGCACCGGCGGCGGCGACGCCCGCACGCTCGGCGTCGTCGGCCGTCTCGGTGGGGTCGGTGCCCGGCCCGAGATGACCGGCCTGGTCTCCGACGCGGACGGCGCCGCCGCCGCGCTCTCCACCGCCGCGAAGCTCCTCGACATGCGCCGCCGCGGCGACGTACTCGACGGGGATGTGGTGATCGCCACCCACATCTGCCCGGACGCACCGACCGCGCCGCACGACCCGGTCCCGTTCATGGACTCGCCCGTCGACATCGCCACGATGAACCGCCACGAGGTGACCGCCGACATGGAGGCCGTGCTCTCCATCGACACCACCAAGGGCAACCGCATCATCAACCACAAGGGCCTCGCCCTGTCCCCCACCGTCAAGGAGGGGTGGGTGCTGCGGGTGAGCGAGGAGCTGGGCGAGCTGCTCGCCGTCGTCACGGGTGAGCCGTTGGTCACTTATCCAGTGACAACGCAGGACATAACGCCATACGGTAACGGCGTCCACCACATCAACTCGATCCTCCAGCCGGCCACGGCGACCGCCGCCCCGGTCGTCGGCCTCGCGGTCACCTCGGCCGCCGCGGTCCCCGGCTGCCAGACCGGTGCCAGCCACGAGACCGACATCGCGGCCGCGGCCCGGTTCGCCGTCGAGGCCGCGAAGGCGTACGGGGGCGGGCGCGTCGACTTCCACGACGCCGCGGAGTTCGACGCCCTCGTGAGCCGCTACGGCCCGCTCACCCACCTGCAGACCCTCGGCAACGCAAACGCACCTACGGAGTCGTGA
- a CDS encoding cytosine permease produces the protein MATTKKSVGSDDYALSRVPKDKRLGFWTMLLQWLAQSGSISQFTLGATIGVGMTFGDAFLAFTLGAVILEIVIFLIGMAGMREGLATPLLTRWVGFGRNGSALVSFVIAVSLVGWFGVQNTIFGDSVSSLVGGPSWLWCIVAGLAITVLVIFGFRYMAVMAKIVTPLFFAMVAWSVVDALSDHSIGDLISSPPPGQAIPLSVAATAIAGGYMTGAIVSPEMTRYNKKGAHVFLQSASSMILSEYIVGLTGVLLGHMVKSDQVSQIVLSTSGVFGVLVVLMSTAKINDWNLYGSSLGVVNFFQVVFKKRLHRGAVTIALGVAGTALSAVGIMTHFTEFLSVLGVAIPPIGGIVVAEYWVVRTMRKPLDETREAGTLPATSPTWVPASLVIWAAAFCVGKFYDGGIPALNSLATAFVLYTVLGLLGWIRTYGTTTLTDDEETHPAAAEHTPVGAA, from the coding sequence ATGGCCACCACCAAGAAGAGCGTGGGCAGCGACGACTACGCGCTGTCCAGAGTCCCGAAGGACAAGCGGCTCGGCTTCTGGACGATGCTGCTCCAGTGGCTCGCCCAGTCCGGCTCCATCTCGCAGTTCACCCTGGGCGCCACGATCGGCGTCGGCATGACCTTCGGGGACGCCTTCCTCGCCTTCACGCTCGGCGCGGTCATCCTCGAGATCGTCATCTTCCTGATCGGCATGGCGGGCATGCGCGAGGGCCTCGCGACGCCGCTCCTGACCCGCTGGGTCGGCTTCGGCCGCAACGGTTCGGCGCTGGTCAGCTTCGTCATCGCGGTCAGCCTCGTCGGCTGGTTCGGCGTCCAGAACACGATCTTCGGCGACAGCGTCTCGTCACTGGTCGGCGGCCCGTCATGGCTGTGGTGCATCGTCGCGGGCCTCGCCATCACCGTCCTGGTGATCTTCGGCTTCCGCTACATGGCGGTCATGGCGAAGATCGTCACGCCCCTCTTCTTCGCCATGGTCGCCTGGTCCGTCGTCGACGCACTCTCCGACCACTCCATCGGCGACCTCATCAGCTCCCCGCCGCCCGGCCAGGCCATCCCGCTCTCGGTCGCCGCGACCGCCATCGCGGGCGGCTACATGACCGGCGCGATCGTCTCCCCGGAGATGACCCGCTACAACAAGAAGGGCGCGCACGTCTTTCTCCAGTCGGCGTCCTCGATGATTCTCTCCGAGTACATCGTGGGCCTGACCGGCGTCCTGCTCGGCCACATGGTCAAGAGCGACCAGGTCTCGCAGATCGTGCTCTCCACGTCCGGCGTCTTCGGCGTCCTCGTCGTCCTGATGTCGACCGCGAAGATCAACGACTGGAACCTGTACGGCTCCTCGCTCGGCGTCGTCAACTTCTTCCAGGTCGTCTTCAAGAAGCGCCTGCACCGCGGCGCGGTCACCATCGCCCTCGGCGTAGCGGGAACGGCCCTCTCCGCAGTGGGCATCATGACCCACTTCACCGAGTTCCTCTCGGTCCTCGGCGTGGCCATCCCGCCCATCGGCGGCATCGTCGTCGCCGAGTACTGGGTCGTCCGCACGATGCGCAAGCCGCTCGACGAGACCCGCGAGGCCGGCACCCTCCCCGCCACCTCCCCCACCTGGGTCCCCGCATCCCTGGTCATCTGGGCCGCGGCCTTCTGCGTCGGCAAGTTCTACGACGGCGGCATCCCGGCCCTGAACTCCCTGGCCACCGCGTTCGTCCTCTACACCGTGCTCGGGCTGCTCGGCTGGATCAGGACGTACGGCACCACGACCCTGACCGACGACGAGGAAACGCACCCCGCCGCGGCCGAACACACCCCCGTAGGAGCGGCATGA
- a CDS encoding M20/M25/M40 family metallo-hydrolase, translating into MTTPATSAVLASEDAQREVVELCAELIRFDTSNPTSDERACARWVEDKLTEVGIESEFVESAPGRSSVIARIEGTDRTRGALLVHGHLDVVPADATEWQVPPFSGEIRDGYLWGRGAIDMKDTVAVMLATARHFARTGTKPSRDLVLAFLADEEAGGKFGAHWLVEHRPDLFEGVTEAIGEGGGFSYALDDTRRLYPIENAQRGMAWMELTANGRAGHGSSPNAENAVTDLSESLTRIGRHTFPIHLIEPVRALLQEAADLQGVEIDFEADDLDTELAKLGHVADFMQVVLRNSANPTMFTAGYQTNVIPGKATARVDARFLPGHEQQLLDAIDALLLPSVSREWVNHDIAMETTFDGPLVDAMCDAVRAEDPDGHPVPYCNPGGTDAKAFTHLGIRCFGFKGLKLPADLDYGRLFHGVDERVPLEGLRFGVRVMVRLWQAC; encoded by the coding sequence ATGACCACCCCCGCCACCTCCGCCGTCCTCGCCTCCGAGGACGCCCAGCGCGAAGTAGTCGAACTCTGCGCCGAGTTGATCCGCTTCGACACGTCCAACCCGACCAGCGACGAGCGGGCCTGCGCCCGCTGGGTCGAGGACAAGCTCACCGAGGTCGGCATCGAGTCCGAGTTCGTGGAGAGCGCGCCGGGCCGCTCCAGCGTCATCGCCCGCATCGAGGGCACCGACCGCACCCGCGGCGCCCTCCTCGTCCACGGCCACCTCGACGTCGTCCCCGCCGACGCCACCGAATGGCAGGTCCCGCCCTTCTCCGGCGAGATCCGCGACGGCTATCTCTGGGGCCGCGGCGCGATCGACATGAAGGACACGGTGGCCGTCATGCTGGCCACCGCCCGCCACTTCGCGCGTACGGGTACGAAGCCGTCCCGCGACCTGGTCCTCGCGTTCCTCGCCGACGAGGAGGCGGGCGGCAAGTTCGGCGCGCACTGGCTGGTCGAACACCGCCCCGACCTCTTCGAGGGCGTCACGGAGGCCATCGGCGAGGGCGGCGGATTCTCGTACGCCCTCGACGACACCCGCCGCCTCTACCCGATCGAGAACGCCCAGCGCGGCATGGCCTGGATGGAACTGACGGCGAACGGCCGTGCCGGCCACGGTTCATCGCCCAACGCCGAGAACGCGGTCACGGACCTCTCCGAGTCCCTCACCCGCATCGGCCGCCACACCTTCCCCATCCACCTCATCGAACCCGTACGCGCCCTGCTCCAGGAGGCCGCCGACCTCCAGGGCGTGGAGATCGACTTCGAGGCCGACGACCTGGACACGGAACTCGCGAAGCTCGGCCACGTAGCGGACTTCATGCAGGTGGTGCTCCGCAACTCCGCGAACCCCACCATGTTCACGGCCGGTTACCAGACCAACGTGATCCCCGGAAAGGCGACGGCCCGCGTCGACGCCCGCTTCCTCCCCGGCCACGAGCAGCAACTCCTCGACGCCATCGACGCGTTGCTCCTCCCGTCCGTCTCCCGCGAGTGGGTCAACCACGACATCGCGATGGAGACGACCTTCGACGGCCCCCTCGTCGACGCCATGTGCGACGCCGTCCGCGCCGAGGACCCGGACGGCCACCCCGTCCCGTACTGCAACCCGGGCGGCACCGACGCCAAGGCCTTCACCCACCTCGGCATTCGCTGCTTCGGCTTCAAGGGCCTGAAGCTGCCCGCCGACCTGGATTACGGGCGTCTGTTCCACGGGGTGGACGAGCGGGTGCCGTTGGAGGGGCTGCGGTTCGGGGTGCGGGTGATGGTGCGGCTCTGGCAGGCGTGCTGA
- a CDS encoding class I SAM-dependent methyltransferase, with protein sequence MSITSHSHTPSPEILAAFESAKGFMPRGEGLALYGAAVEAGALGLPLLEVGTYCGRSTILLADAARAAGVSALTVDHHRGSEEQQPGWDFHDPETVDPAVGLMDTLPTFRRTLHAAGLEDHVVALVGKSPQVAKAWGGPLGLVFIDGGHTDEHATADYEGWAPHVADGGYLVIHDVFPVKYDEWTGQAPYRVYQRALASGAFTEVSECDSLRVLRRSGAGI encoded by the coding sequence ATGAGCATCACAAGCCACAGCCACACCCCCTCCCCGGAGATCCTCGCCGCCTTCGAGAGCGCCAAGGGATTCATGCCGCGCGGTGAGGGACTCGCGCTGTACGGCGCCGCCGTCGAGGCCGGGGCGCTCGGGCTGCCGCTCCTTGAGGTCGGGACGTACTGCGGGCGGTCGACCATCCTGCTCGCCGACGCCGCACGCGCGGCCGGCGTGAGCGCGCTCACCGTCGACCACCACCGCGGCAGCGAGGAGCAGCAGCCGGGCTGGGACTTCCACGACCCGGAGACCGTGGACCCGGCGGTGGGGCTCATGGACACCCTCCCCACGTTCCGGCGCACGCTGCACGCGGCGGGCCTGGAGGACCACGTGGTCGCGCTCGTCGGGAAGTCGCCGCAGGTGGCGAAGGCCTGGGGCGGGCCGCTCGGGCTCGTCTTCATCGACGGCGGGCACACCGACGAGCACGCCACCGCGGACTACGAGGGCTGGGCCCCGCACGTCGCCGACGGCGGCTACCTCGTCATCCACGACGTCTTCCCCGTGAAGTACGACGAGTGGACGGGGCAGGCGCCGTACCGCGTGTACCAGCGGGCACTCGCGTCCGGGGCGTTCACCGAGGTCTCTGAGTGCGACTCGCTGCGCGTCCTGCGCCGAAGTGGCGCAGGGATCTGA
- a CDS encoding N-acetylmuramoyl-L-alanine amidase — protein MSYVGPEPDGFDPDGWDGSGGSPRRRFSGRPVLVAFAALVPTALAAWLVWQVVSGPGESEPPKVLPAPGQSSTVSPSQNSQDSQGSQGGKASASPAPSKSEKRSASPSKSKASKEPAKPAGGSGPLRGKLVVIDPGHNPGNFRHTTEINRSVNVGNGSKECDTTGTSTNAGYTEARFTLDVAKRMRTVLERQGATVQLTQNGNRAWGPCVDERARIGNTAKADAVVSVHADGSGEGNRGFHVILPASVRAGAADTTPIVKPSRDLGERIAGRYVRATGQAPSNYVGGGTGLDTRSDLGGLNLSKVPKVFIECGNMRDSQDVERLTSDAWRQKAAQGISEGIMSFLGG, from the coding sequence GTGTCGTATGTAGGTCCGGAACCCGATGGCTTCGATCCCGATGGGTGGGACGGCAGTGGCGGATCGCCACGCCGCCGCTTCAGCGGGCGTCCCGTACTCGTCGCCTTTGCCGCGCTGGTGCCGACGGCGCTCGCGGCGTGGCTGGTGTGGCAGGTCGTGAGCGGGCCGGGTGAGAGCGAGCCGCCGAAGGTGCTGCCCGCGCCCGGCCAGTCCTCGACCGTCTCGCCCTCGCAGAACTCGCAGGACTCCCAGGGCTCGCAGGGCGGGAAGGCCTCGGCGAGTCCGGCGCCGTCGAAGTCCGAGAAGCGGTCCGCCTCGCCGTCGAAGTCGAAGGCGTCCAAGGAGCCCGCCAAGCCCGCCGGCGGCTCCGGCCCCCTCAGGGGCAAGCTCGTCGTCATCGACCCCGGCCACAATCCGGGCAACTTCCGGCACACGACCGAGATCAACCGGTCGGTGAACGTGGGCAACGGCTCCAAGGAGTGCGACACCACCGGTACGTCGACGAACGCGGGCTACACCGAGGCCCGGTTCACGCTGGACGTGGCGAAGCGCATGCGGACGGTCCTTGAACGGCAGGGCGCGACCGTCCAATTGACCCAGAACGGGAATCGCGCCTGGGGCCCCTGCGTCGACGAGCGCGCCAGGATCGGCAACACCGCGAAGGCCGACGCCGTCGTCTCCGTCCACGCGGACGGCTCGGGCGAGGGCAACCGCGGCTTCCATGTGATCCTTCCCGCATCCGTGCGCGCGGGAGCCGCCGACACCACGCCGATCGTGAAGCCCTCGCGCGACCTCGGCGAGCGGATCGCGGGCCGCTACGTGAGGGCCACGGGCCAGGCCCCGTCGAACTACGTCGGTGGCGGCACGGGCCTCGACACCCGCAGTGACCTGGGAGGACTCAACCTCTCCAAGGTTCCGAAGGTCTTCATCGAGTGTGGCAACATGCGGGACTCGCAGGACGTCGAGCGACTGACCTCGGACGCGTGGCGGCAGAAGGCGGCGCAGGGCATCTCTGAGGGAATCATGAGTTTCCTCGGCGGGTAA